From a single Deinococcus fonticola genomic region:
- a CDS encoding Bug family tripartite tricarboxylate transporter substrate binding protein, whose product MLCTLTFLSAASAQQGPMTIMAPSSPGGGWDLLAHGIANTLMQTGREKNVTIINVPGKAGTVGLNEFTKWKGQNAKLMVTGFVMVAGIPLNASPLLLSRDVTPIASLVSENDVLVVPANSRFQTAEDLIAALKANPGNVRFGGSSLGGTGHVAFAKLSQELGLPLKGMKFIPSAGGMQAAKALLAGEIDVVSTGHTEIDDLLKNKTLRVLAVLADERLPGIDAPTLKEKGVNVSIANWRGVVAPAGISSNERTRLELQIARMVKTPQWERVLSQNKWQNNYMDVASFKRYVQYQESVIPALLKNLDLIK is encoded by the coding sequence ATGCTCTGTACCCTCACATTCCTCTCGGCGGCTTCCGCCCAGCAGGGCCCAATGACGATTATGGCTCCGTCCTCACCGGGAGGCGGTTGGGATCTTCTGGCCCATGGGATTGCCAATACCCTCATGCAGACTGGGCGCGAAAAGAATGTAACGATCATCAACGTGCCAGGCAAAGCCGGCACCGTTGGCCTCAATGAATTCACCAAGTGGAAGGGCCAGAACGCAAAACTTATGGTAACCGGTTTCGTGATGGTCGCAGGTATTCCCCTTAACGCCAGCCCCCTCCTCCTCTCCAGGGATGTGACCCCCATCGCCTCGCTGGTTTCCGAGAATGACGTCCTGGTCGTTCCTGCCAATTCCAGATTTCAGACCGCTGAGGATCTAATTGCCGCACTGAAAGCCAATCCTGGCAACGTCCGTTTTGGCGGGAGCAGCCTCGGCGGCACAGGACATGTGGCCTTCGCCAAGCTTTCGCAGGAACTGGGCCTTCCGCTGAAGGGCATGAAATTTATTCCCTCCGCCGGGGGGATGCAGGCCGCCAAAGCCCTGCTGGCCGGTGAAATAGATGTCGTCAGCACTGGGCACACCGAAATCGACGATCTGCTGAAGAACAAGACCCTGCGCGTGCTGGCCGTCCTGGCGGATGAGCGCCTCCCCGGTATCGATGCTCCTACCCTCAAGGAAAAAGGCGTGAACGTGTCGATTGCCAACTGGCGCGGGGTGGTGGCTCCGGCCGGCATCAGCAGTAACGAGAGAACTCGCCTTGAATTACAGATCGCGCGTATGGTGAAAACCCCGCAATGGGAGCGGGTACTTTCGCAGAACAAGTGGCAAAACAACTACATGGACGTGGCTTCTTTCAAGCGGTACGTGCAATATCAGGAAAGCGTCATTCCGGCCCTGCTCAAGAATCTCGATCTCATCAAGTAA